The proteins below are encoded in one region of Microbispora sp. NBC_01189:
- a CDS encoding ArsA family ATPase, with protein MTRTAPALDIDAILDDPDTRIIVCCGSGGVGKTTTAAALGLRAAERGRSVVVLTVDPARRLAQAMGLTELDNTPRRVNGADGGEQTGGELHAMMLDMKRTFDEIIEAHADPERAQQILTNPFYQSLSSSFSGTQEYMAMEKLGQLRRSNEWDLIVVDTPPSRSALDFLDAPERLGRFLDGRLIRILTAPAKAGGRSAFKLLNAGFGVVAGILTKVIGAQVLRDIQLFVTALDAVFGGFRQRAEQTYRLLQAPGTAFLVVAAPERDAMREASYFVERLAEERMPLAGLVVNRVHRSLAPSLSAARSSAAAEDLEARGEHELTAAVLRLHAGRMQLAAREQRQREHFTSAHPTVPIAQVPAMPEDVHDLAGLRQIGQLLAS; from the coding sequence GTGACCAGGACGGCGCCCGCGCTGGACATCGACGCGATTCTGGACGACCCGGACACCCGGATCATCGTGTGCTGCGGCTCCGGCGGCGTCGGCAAGACCACGACGGCCGCGGCCCTCGGCCTGCGCGCCGCCGAACGCGGCCGCTCCGTGGTCGTCCTAACCGTCGACCCCGCCCGGCGACTGGCCCAGGCCATGGGCCTGACCGAGCTCGACAACACGCCCAGGCGGGTGAACGGCGCCGACGGCGGCGAGCAGACCGGCGGCGAGCTCCACGCGATGATGCTCGACATGAAGCGGACCTTCGACGAGATCATCGAGGCGCACGCCGATCCGGAGCGGGCGCAGCAGATCCTGACGAACCCCTTCTACCAGTCGCTGTCGTCCAGCTTCTCCGGCACGCAGGAGTACATGGCCATGGAGAAGCTCGGCCAGCTCCGCCGCTCGAACGAGTGGGACCTGATCGTGGTGGACACCCCGCCGTCGCGGTCGGCGCTCGACTTCCTCGACGCGCCGGAACGGCTCGGCCGGTTCCTCGACGGGCGGCTCATCCGCATCCTCACGGCGCCCGCCAAGGCCGGCGGGCGCAGCGCGTTCAAGTTGCTCAACGCGGGCTTCGGCGTGGTCGCCGGCATCCTGACGAAGGTGATCGGAGCCCAGGTGCTCCGGGACATCCAGTTGTTCGTCACCGCGCTCGACGCCGTGTTCGGCGGCTTCCGCCAGCGGGCCGAGCAGACGTACCGGCTGCTCCAGGCGCCCGGCACCGCCTTCCTCGTCGTCGCCGCGCCCGAGCGCGACGCGATGCGCGAGGCGTCCTACTTCGTCGAGCGGCTGGCCGAGGAGCGCATGCCGCTGGCCGGGCTCGTCGTCAACCGGGTGCACCGGTCGCTGGCGCCCTCGCTGTCCGCGGCCCGCAGCTCCGCCGCCGCCGAGGACCTGGAGGCCCGGGGCGAGCACGAGCTGACCGCGGCCGTACTGCGGCTGCACGCCGGACGGATGCAGCTCGCCGCACGGGAGCAGCGCCAGCGGGAGCACTTCACGTCGGCCCATCCCACGGTGCCGATCGCGCAGGTGCCCGCGATGCCGGAGGACGTGCACGATCTGGCGGGACTTCGCCAGATCGGGCAGCTCCTCGCGTCGTGA
- a CDS encoding GatB/YqeY domain-containing protein yields the protein MSALKDKLKADLAASMKARDEVRLRTIRMALAAVNVEEVAGKEARELSDDEVVKILTREAKKRREASEAFAGAGRAEQAQAELDEQAVLEEYLPAQLSDDELNALVDEAIAESGAQGPKAMGQVMKVLNPKVGGRAEGGRVAQAVRARLSA from the coding sequence ATGAGTGCGTTGAAGGACAAGCTGAAGGCCGACCTCGCGGCCTCGATGAAGGCTCGTGACGAGGTGCGCCTCCGGACGATCCGGATGGCGCTGGCGGCCGTGAACGTCGAGGAGGTCGCCGGCAAGGAGGCCCGCGAGCTCAGCGACGACGAGGTGGTCAAGATCCTGACCCGCGAGGCCAAGAAGCGCCGCGAGGCCTCCGAGGCGTTCGCGGGCGCCGGACGGGCCGAGCAGGCGCAGGCGGAGCTGGACGAGCAGGCGGTGCTGGAGGAGTATCTCCCCGCCCAGCTCAGCGATGACGAGCTGAACGCGCTCGTCGACGAGGCGATCGCGGAGAGCGGGGCGCAGGGCCCCAAGGCGATGGGTCAGGTTATGAAGGTCCTGAACCCGAAGGTCGGGGGCCGGGCCGAGGGCGGCCGCGTCGCCCAGGCCGTACGCGCCCGTCTCTCCGCCTGA
- a CDS encoding DUF4177 domain-containing protein — protein MTKWEYVTVPLLTHATKQILDNWGEDGWELVSVIPGPNPEQLVAYMKRPK, from the coding sequence ATGACCAAGTGGGAATACGTCACGGTGCCGCTGCTCACCCATGCCACGAAGCAGATCCTGGACAACTGGGGTGAAGACGGGTGGGAGCTCGTCTCCGTCATCCCGGGGCCCAACCCGGAGCAGTTGGTCGCCTACATGAAGCGGCCCAAGTGA
- a CDS encoding ArsA family ATPase: MSQPTSRRGGGGGETRDTDWDGVRLHVVSGKGGTGKTTVAAALALALAAGGRKVLLVEVEGRQGIAQAFDLPPLPYEERKIAVAPGGGDVYALAIDPEEAMLDYLEMFYGIRRVGKALTRIGVVDFATTIAPGLRDVLVTGKTSEAVRRRDRLGRRAYDAVVMDAPPTGRISRFLNVTQEVAGLARVGPIKNHADLVRGVLASPETAVHFVTLLEEMPVQETLDGVAELRETGLPVGGVFVNMVRPALLPARALKAAAKGRFDSAEIALGLKAAGLADATAGASAVAEALAAEVAEHALRAELEKRERAELEQAGTPRYDLPLLPDGADLAGLYELADALRAQGAA, translated from the coding sequence GTGAGTCAGCCGACCAGCAGGCGCGGCGGAGGCGGCGGGGAGACCCGTGACACCGACTGGGACGGCGTGCGCCTGCACGTGGTGAGCGGCAAGGGCGGCACCGGGAAGACGACGGTCGCCGCGGCGCTCGCGCTGGCCCTCGCGGCGGGCGGGCGCAAGGTCCTGCTCGTCGAGGTCGAGGGACGGCAGGGCATCGCCCAGGCGTTCGATCTCCCTCCGCTGCCGTACGAAGAGCGCAAGATCGCGGTGGCGCCCGGCGGCGGGGACGTGTACGCCCTCGCCATCGACCCCGAAGAGGCCATGCTCGATTACCTGGAGATGTTCTACGGCATCAGGCGGGTGGGCAAGGCGCTGACCCGCATCGGCGTGGTCGACTTCGCCACCACGATCGCCCCCGGCCTGCGGGACGTCCTGGTCACCGGCAAGACCAGCGAGGCCGTACGGCGCCGCGACAGGCTGGGCCGCAGGGCGTACGACGCGGTCGTCATGGACGCGCCGCCGACCGGCCGCATCTCGCGCTTCCTGAACGTGACGCAGGAGGTCGCCGGGCTGGCCCGGGTCGGCCCGATCAAGAACCACGCCGACCTGGTGAGGGGCGTGCTCGCCTCCCCGGAGACGGCGGTCCACTTCGTCACGCTTCTGGAGGAGATGCCCGTCCAGGAGACGCTGGACGGCGTCGCGGAACTCCGGGAGACCGGTCTGCCGGTGGGCGGTGTGTTCGTCAACATGGTGCGCCCGGCGCTGCTGCCCGCGCGGGCGCTGAAGGCCGCCGCCAAGGGCCGGTTCGACTCCGCCGAGATCGCGCTCGGCCTGAAGGCCGCGGGGCTGGCCGACGCCACCGCGGGCGCCTCGGCCGTCGCCGAGGCGCTCGCCGCGGAGGTCGCCGAGCACGCCCTGCGCGCGGAGCTGGAGAAACGGGAGCGCGCGGAGCTGGAGCAGGCCGGAACGCCACGGTACGACCTGCCGCTGCTGCCCGACGGCGCCGACCTCGCCGGGCTCTACGAGCTGGCCGACGCCCTGCGCGCCCAGGGCGCCGCGTGA
- a CDS encoding WhiB family transcriptional regulator, which translates to MWITDWTSRAACRGADPDALFVQGAAQNRAKLICRGCPVRTECLADALDNRIEFGVWGGMTERERRALLRRRPDVESWRDLLESAKEEYERTNELIAG; encoded by the coding sequence ATGTGGATCACGGATTGGACCTCCCGTGCCGCCTGCCGGGGTGCGGATCCTGACGCGCTCTTCGTGCAAGGCGCCGCCCAGAACCGGGCGAAACTTATCTGCCGTGGATGCCCCGTCCGTACCGAATGCCTCGCCGATGCGCTGGACAACCGCATCGAGTTCGGGGTGTGGGGCGGGATGACGGAGCGGGAACGCCGCGCGCTGCTCAGGCGCCGGCCCGATGTGGAGTCATGGCGGGATCTGCTCGAGTCCGCCAAGGAAGAGTACGAGCGGACCAACGAGTTGATCGCCGGCTGA
- a CDS encoding NUDIX hydrolase, with protein sequence MGVPLPGRLGERAREILAGRLAPVPARDAATVVLLRDDPLEVYLLRRQATMAFAAGAYVFPGGSVDPRDADQAVAWAGPSPAGWGEILRTGESTARGLVCAAVRETFEESGVLLAGPGPRTVVTDTTGDDWEADRLALIARTLSFAEFLDRRGLVLRSDLLKAWGHWITPVMETRRFDTRFFVAALPSGQRTRDVGGEASEVAWMRPGDALAAARDRTVFLMPPTFRTLTEIAAFETIGDVLSCPRSITTIVPAPAEVDGRMVLVIPEEIPEEIPARFPEAGRAGT encoded by the coding sequence ATGGGGGTTCCGCTGCCGGGTCGTCTCGGCGAGCGGGCGCGGGAGATCCTGGCCGGCCGCCTGGCTCCCGTCCCGGCCCGTGACGCGGCCACGGTGGTGCTGCTCCGCGACGACCCCCTTGAGGTGTATCTCCTCAGGCGGCAGGCGACGATGGCCTTCGCGGCCGGCGCCTACGTGTTCCCCGGCGGGTCGGTCGACCCCAGGGACGCCGACCAGGCCGTGGCCTGGGCCGGCCCCTCGCCCGCCGGGTGGGGTGAGATCCTCCGGACCGGCGAGAGCACGGCGCGCGGCCTCGTCTGCGCCGCCGTACGGGAGACGTTCGAGGAGTCGGGCGTGCTCCTCGCCGGGCCGGGCCCGCGGACCGTGGTGACCGACACCACCGGCGACGACTGGGAGGCCGACCGCCTCGCGCTGATCGCGCGCACGCTGTCGTTCGCCGAGTTCCTCGACCGGCGGGGGCTGGTGCTGCGGTCCGACCTGCTCAAGGCGTGGGGGCACTGGATCACCCCGGTCATGGAGACCCGGCGGTTCGACACCCGCTTCTTCGTGGCCGCGCTGCCGTCCGGGCAGCGTACGCGCGACGTGGGCGGTGAGGCGTCCGAGGTGGCCTGGATGCGGCCCGGGGACGCCCTGGCCGCCGCGCGGGACCGTACGGTGTTCCTGATGCCGCCGACCTTCCGGACGTTGACCGAGATCGCCGCTTTCGAGACGATCGGCGATGTGCTGTCCTGTCCCCGGTCGATCACGACCATCGTGCCCGCCCCCGCCGAGGTGGACGGCCGGATGGTGCTGGTGATCCCCGAGGAGATCCCCGAGGAGATCCCCGCGCGGTTCCCCGAGGCCGGGAGAGCGGGCACGTGA
- a CDS encoding metallophosphoesterase, whose product MRKAAAIPLSVLGLGVAGAGYAAVIERNWFRLRRFDVPVLAPGQRPVRILQISDLHLTPRRHRLIRWVRSLASLNPDLVVNTGDTLAHPDAVEAYMRAVDPLLDRPGLFVYGSNDLYAPRPKNPVRYLWRTSKGDSRQHMPNLPWEELGAAMREAGWLDMNNTTARLKVADLDVHVGGIDDSHIDRDRYDEIAGPAPADADLRLGVMHSPEPRNMSRFAEDGYQLLLAGHTHGGQLCIPFYGALVTNCGIDRARVKGLSRHESSWLHVSAGLGTSPYAPARFACPPEATLLTLVPRRPVVSDGTSGRKVR is encoded by the coding sequence GTGAGGAAAGCCGCCGCGATTCCCCTGTCAGTGCTCGGCCTCGGCGTCGCCGGTGCCGGTTACGCCGCCGTGATCGAACGGAACTGGTTCCGGCTGCGCCGGTTCGACGTCCCCGTTCTCGCCCCCGGGCAGCGGCCGGTCCGGATCCTGCAGATCTCCGATCTGCATCTCACCCCCCGTCGCCACCGGCTGATCCGGTGGGTGCGGTCGCTGGCGTCGCTCAACCCCGATCTCGTCGTGAACACCGGCGACACGCTGGCGCACCCCGACGCCGTCGAGGCGTACATGCGTGCCGTGGATCCCCTGCTCGACCGGCCGGGCCTGTTCGTCTACGGCTCCAACGACCTCTACGCCCCCCGGCCGAAGAACCCCGTGCGCTACCTCTGGCGTACGTCGAAGGGAGACTCCCGGCAGCACATGCCGAACCTGCCCTGGGAGGAGCTGGGCGCCGCGATGCGGGAGGCCGGCTGGCTGGACATGAACAACACGACGGCCCGCCTGAAGGTGGCCGACCTCGACGTCCACGTGGGCGGGATCGACGACTCCCACATCGACCGGGACCGCTACGACGAGATCGCCGGACCGGCCCCCGCCGACGCCGACCTGCGGCTGGGCGTCATGCACTCGCCCGAGCCGCGCAACATGTCGCGGTTCGCCGAGGACGGATACCAGCTGCTCCTGGCCGGCCACACCCACGGCGGTCAGCTCTGCATCCCGTTCTACGGCGCCCTGGTCACCAACTGCGGCATCGACCGCGCCCGCGTCAAGGGGCTGAGCAGGCACGAGAGCTCCTGGCTGCACGTCTCGGCCGGCCTCGGCACCTCCCCGTACGCGCCCGCGCGTTTCGCCTGCCCGCCGGAGGCGACCCTCCTGACCCTCGTCCCGCGCCGGCCGGTCGTGTCTGATGGCACAAGCGGCCGCAAAGTCCGCTAG
- a CDS encoding RidA family protein yields MATPEERLADLGIELPEVVPPLAAYVPAVRTGGHVYTSGQLPLVKGELSATGKVGAEVSPEEAKEQARICAVNALAAIRALVGDLSQVVRIVKVVGFVASAPGFTGQPQVVNGASELLGEVFGEAGVHARSAVGVAVLPLDAAVEVEVVAEVR; encoded by the coding sequence ATGGCCACTCCGGAGGAGCGCCTCGCCGATCTCGGGATCGAACTGCCCGAGGTCGTGCCTCCGCTGGCCGCGTACGTGCCGGCCGTGCGGACGGGCGGCCATGTGTACACCTCGGGCCAGCTTCCGCTGGTGAAGGGCGAGCTGAGCGCCACCGGCAAGGTCGGGGCCGAGGTCTCGCCCGAGGAGGCGAAGGAACAGGCGCGGATCTGCGCCGTCAACGCGCTGGCGGCCATCAGGGCCCTCGTCGGCGACCTGTCGCAGGTTGTCCGGATCGTGAAGGTGGTCGGGTTCGTCGCGAGCGCTCCCGGTTTCACCGGGCAGCCGCAGGTCGTCAACGGCGCGAGTGAACTGCTCGGCGAGGTGTTCGGCGAGGCAGGGGTGCACGCGCGGAGCGCCGTCGGCGTGGCGGTCCTGCCGCTCGACGCGGCCGTGGAGGTGGAGGTCGTCGCGGAGGTCCGCTGA
- a CDS encoding epoxide hydrolase family protein has translation MSEKMPSPTRRGFLATTAAAALAATTSTAFGSAPQPTAGPKGNAIRPFRINVPTKDLVDLRRRIAETRWPARETVTDQSQGVKLAKLQNLVHYWGTDYDWRKVESKLNALPQFMTEIDGIDIQFAHVRSRHPNALPLIMTHGWPGSVLELLKVIGPLTDPTAFGGRAEDAFHLVLPSMPGYGFSGKPKTTGWNADRIGLAWDVLMKRLGYKHYVSQGGDWGSVISDKMARRAFPGLLGIHVNMPATVPPDIAKALNNGEPAPAGLSPKEKAAFESLDRLYKKNSGYAIMMVTRPQTVGYGLTDSPVGLAAWMYDKFAEWTYSGGEPERSLTKDEMLDDITLYWLTNSAVSSAQLYSENNENNFNAVDISIPAAITVFPGEIYRAPRSWAERSYHKLIYFNEVDKGGHFAAWEEPKLFSAEIRAAFRSLR, from the coding sequence ATGTCCGAAAAGATGCCTTCGCCCACGCGTCGTGGCTTTCTTGCTACCACAGCCGCCGCCGCGCTTGCCGCAACAACCTCGACTGCCTTCGGCTCTGCCCCACAGCCGACCGCAGGGCCCAAAGGCAACGCGATCCGCCCTTTCCGCATCAACGTTCCGACGAAGGACCTCGTTGATCTCCGCCGACGCATCGCGGAGACACGGTGGCCGGCCCGGGAGACCGTCACCGATCAGTCCCAGGGCGTCAAATTGGCGAAGCTCCAGAACCTCGTCCACTACTGGGGGACGGACTACGACTGGCGGAAGGTGGAGTCGAAGCTGAACGCCCTGCCGCAGTTTATGACGGAGATCGATGGAATCGACATTCAGTTCGCGCACGTCCGCTCTCGTCATCCGAACGCACTGCCGCTGATCATGACCCATGGCTGGCCGGGCTCGGTCCTGGAGCTCCTGAAGGTCATTGGCCCGCTCACCGATCCCACGGCCTTCGGAGGACGCGCGGAGGATGCCTTCCATCTCGTTCTGCCCTCGATGCCCGGTTACGGTTTTTCGGGCAAGCCGAAGACCACTGGCTGGAATGCCGACCGCATCGGGCTCGCCTGGGACGTGCTGATGAAGCGTCTGGGATACAAGCACTATGTGTCCCAGGGCGGCGACTGGGGTTCGGTGATCTCGGACAAGATGGCGCGTCGGGCGTTTCCGGGACTGCTCGGCATCCACGTCAACATGCCTGCGACCGTGCCGCCGGACATCGCGAAGGCCCTCAACAACGGCGAACCCGCGCCGGCCGGGCTGTCCCCCAAGGAAAAGGCCGCATTCGAATCACTGGACAGGCTCTACAAGAAGAACAGTGGCTACGCCATCATGATGGTGACCCGCCCGCAAACCGTGGGCTACGGACTGACGGATTCACCTGTCGGCCTGGCCGCCTGGATGTATGACAAGTTCGCCGAATGGACTTACAGCGGCGGCGAGCCCGAGCGGTCGCTCACCAAAGACGAGATGCTCGACGACATCACGCTCTACTGGCTCACCAACAGCGCGGTCTCTTCCGCCCAGCTCTACTCGGAGAACAACGAGAACAACTTCAATGCCGTGGACATCTCCATCCCCGCTGCCATAACGGTCTTTCCTGGTGAGATCTACCGCGCGCCTCGAAGCTGGGCCGAGCGCAGCTACCACAAGCTGATCTATTTCAACGAGGTCGACAAGGGCGGTCACTTCGCAGCGTGGGAAGAGCCGAAGCTCTTCAGCGCCGAGATCCGAGCAGCGTTCAGATCACTGCGCTGA
- a CDS encoding transglycosylase domain-containing protein, with protein sequence MGGAGVSVKSGIETLSLKPAELDEPPLPEKTVLLDADGKQIAQFYFENRESVPMDRIAPIMRKAIVAIEDFRFYEHGPLDLEGTTRALVKNITTGGVTQGGSSITQQYVKQVLFNKAETDEEKAAAVAPTVGRKLNEVRYAMAMEQKYGKDEILNRYLNIAYFGASAYGVEAAAKRFFGKHASELNLAQAATLAGAVQDPNATDPNRGKTFRDRLTTRRNVVLDRMAELKIITQAEADKARAKKLGWKDKQIPGGCEESDYPYFCLYVRNEILNDAQFGKSKKARQDFLARGGLTIRTTLSPKMQKAAEKAIKKYVHPSDKPVASEALVEPGTGAIRAMASSRKFGTSKKKNEMSINVVADAVHGGGAGFQAGSTFKMFTLVTALKEGYKFNDGFNVGATYKAGSPFDFKDCKGNGVGDIVHELHNSEGHGGFLTLQTGTWGSVNTFFLTLEQKVGLCDVVKTAKDFGIKRADGGKLQEFEPFTLGFNEMDPVTVASAYATLGARGKYCPPMAITEITDRFNKVTSFKPKCKQVVEAEVADAATHILEGVFTKGTMTSVGGIGRDAAGKTGTGDVSRTVWFAGFTPDLAGAVSLGDPRGPVRYPLSGRVIGGRSYGSVFGASIPGPIWKATFLSALKGVDPSSFTKPDMSRFGGCAHQCAPPPKPKPDPGGGPDGGGPGGGGPGGGGDGGRGGGRGPGDRPFGNQPFDPFN encoded by the coding sequence GTGGGCGGTGCGGGCGTTTCGGTCAAGTCAGGCATCGAGACCCTGAGCCTCAAGCCGGCCGAGCTCGACGAACCGCCGCTCCCCGAGAAGACCGTGCTCCTCGACGCGGACGGCAAGCAGATCGCCCAGTTCTACTTCGAGAACCGGGAGTCGGTCCCGATGGACCGCATCGCCCCGATCATGCGGAAGGCGATCGTGGCGATCGAGGACTTCCGCTTCTACGAGCACGGCCCGCTCGACCTCGAGGGCACGACCCGCGCGCTGGTCAAGAACATCACCACGGGCGGGGTGACCCAGGGCGGCTCGTCCATCACGCAGCAGTACGTGAAGCAGGTGCTGTTCAACAAGGCGGAGACCGACGAGGAGAAGGCCGCCGCCGTCGCGCCGACCGTGGGGCGCAAGCTCAACGAGGTCCGCTACGCCATGGCGATGGAGCAGAAGTACGGCAAGGACGAGATCCTCAACCGGTATCTCAACATCGCCTACTTCGGCGCCAGCGCGTACGGTGTCGAGGCCGCCGCCAAGCGCTTCTTCGGCAAGCACGCCTCCGAGCTCAATCTGGCCCAGGCCGCGACGCTGGCGGGAGCCGTACAGGACCCGAACGCCACCGACCCCAACCGGGGCAAGACGTTCCGCGACCGGTTGACTACTCGGCGCAACGTCGTGCTCGACCGGATGGCCGAGTTGAAGATCATCACGCAGGCCGAAGCGGACAAGGCCAGGGCCAAGAAGCTGGGGTGGAAGGACAAGCAGATCCCCGGCGGCTGCGAGGAGAGTGACTATCCGTACTTCTGCCTCTACGTGCGCAACGAGATCCTCAACGACGCGCAGTTCGGCAAGTCCAAGAAGGCCCGGCAGGACTTTCTGGCACGCGGTGGCCTGACGATCAGGACCACGCTGAGCCCGAAGATGCAGAAGGCCGCGGAGAAAGCGATCAAGAAGTACGTCCACCCCTCCGACAAGCCGGTCGCCTCCGAGGCCCTGGTCGAGCCGGGCACCGGTGCCATCAGGGCGATGGCCTCCAGCCGGAAGTTCGGCACCAGCAAGAAGAAGAACGAGATGTCGATCAACGTCGTCGCGGACGCCGTGCACGGCGGCGGCGCCGGCTTCCAGGCCGGGTCCACCTTCAAAATGTTCACGCTGGTGACGGCGTTGAAGGAGGGCTACAAGTTCAACGACGGCTTCAACGTGGGCGCCACGTACAAGGCCGGCAGCCCGTTCGACTTCAAGGACTGCAAGGGCAACGGGGTCGGCGACATCGTGCACGAGCTGCACAACTCGGAGGGCCACGGCGGGTTCCTCACCCTGCAGACCGGCACCTGGGGCTCGGTGAACACCTTCTTCCTCACCCTTGAGCAGAAGGTCGGCCTCTGCGACGTGGTCAAGACCGCCAAGGACTTCGGCATCAAGCGCGCCGACGGCGGAAAGCTGCAGGAGTTCGAGCCGTTCACGCTCGGCTTCAACGAGATGGACCCGGTTACCGTGGCCAGCGCGTACGCCACGCTGGGCGCCCGCGGCAAGTACTGCCCGCCGATGGCGATCACCGAGATCACCGACCGCTTCAACAAGGTGACCTCGTTCAAGCCGAAGTGCAAGCAGGTCGTCGAGGCCGAGGTCGCGGACGCCGCCACCCACATTCTCGAAGGCGTGTTCACCAAGGGCACCATGACCTCCGTGGGCGGCATCGGCCGTGACGCGGCGGGCAAGACGGGTACGGGCGACGTCTCCCGCACCGTCTGGTTCGCCGGGTTCACCCCCGACCTGGCCGGCGCCGTCAGCCTCGGCGACCCGCGCGGCCCGGTCCGCTACCCGCTGAGCGGCCGCGTCATCGGCGGCCGGTCGTACGGCTCGGTCTTCGGCGCCAGCATCCCGGGACCGATCTGGAAGGCGACGTTCCTGTCGGCGCTCAAGGGCGTGGATCCGTCGTCGTTCACGAAGCCGGACATGTCACGCTTCGGTGGCTGCGCCCACCAGTGCGCTCCCCCGCCCAAGCCCAAGCCGGACCCCGGCGGCGGCCCTGACGGTGGTGGCCCTGGCGGTGGCGGCCCTGGCGGTGGTGGTGACGGCGGCCGCGGCGGCGGCCGCGGGCCGGGCGACCGGCCGTTCGGCAACCAGCCGTTCGACCCCTTCAACTGA
- a CDS encoding MBL fold metallo-hydrolase — protein sequence MSGLRIPLDGAEGPDGAGTATAVNVLAPNPSPMTLDGTNTWIVGGADAVLVVDPGPDDEAHLRRVAEGVAGRRVTAVLLTHGHADHSDGAGPLARLLGAPVRALDPRHRLGEEGLDDGDVVTAGDVEVRVVATPGHSFDSLCFWLPGDRAMLTGDTVLGRGTTMIAPDGDLGDYLRSLDRLRQGAELLEATALLPGHGPVLPDPAGVLNAYVVHRRMRLEQVREAIRRGARDAREIVEMMYADVDPSLWPAAEMSVAAQLDYLKTTL from the coding sequence GTGAGCGGCCTGCGCATCCCCCTGGACGGTGCGGAGGGCCCGGACGGCGCGGGCACGGCGACCGCCGTGAACGTGCTGGCGCCCAACCCGTCGCCGATGACCCTCGACGGCACCAACACCTGGATCGTCGGCGGAGCGGACGCCGTGCTGGTCGTCGATCCCGGGCCGGACGACGAGGCGCACCTGCGGCGGGTCGCCGAGGGGGTGGCCGGCCGCCGGGTGACGGCCGTACTGCTCACGCACGGGCACGCCGACCACAGCGACGGGGCGGGCCCGCTCGCGCGCCTGCTCGGCGCTCCGGTGCGGGCGCTCGACCCCCGGCACCGCCTGGGCGAGGAGGGCCTGGACGACGGCGACGTCGTCACGGCGGGCGACGTGGAGGTCAGGGTCGTCGCCACGCCGGGGCACTCGTTCGACTCACTGTGCTTCTGGCTGCCCGGCGACCGGGCGATGCTCACCGGAGACACCGTCCTCGGCCGGGGGACGACGATGATCGCTCCCGACGGGGACCTCGGCGACTATCTGCGCAGCCTCGACAGGCTCAGGCAGGGCGCGGAACTGCTGGAGGCCACCGCGCTGCTGCCCGGCCACGGCCCCGTCCTGCCCGACCCGGCCGGGGTCCTGAACGCGTACGTCGTGCACCGCCGGATGAGGCTGGAGCAGGTCCGCGAGGCGATCCGCAGGGGCGCCAGGGACGCCCGGGAGATCGTCGAGATGATGTACGCCGACGTGGACCCGTCGCTGTGGCCGGCCGCGGAGATGTCGGTCGCGGCCCAGCTCGACTACCTCAAGACCACGCTCTAG
- a CDS encoding VOC family protein — MKLEVLVVPVSDVDRAKRFYETLGFRMDIDHVASEDFRVVQFTPPGSEASIIIGTGITPAAPGSLQGLQLVVFDIEAARADLVGRGVDVSEVFHDAGGVFYHIGNEQRVTGPHPDRSDYGSFASFSDPDGNGWMLQEVKKRAPGR; from the coding sequence ATGAAACTCGAGGTTCTGGTAGTTCCTGTCTCCGACGTCGATCGGGCGAAGCGCTTCTACGAGACGTTGGGGTTCCGGATGGATATCGACCACGTCGCCAGTGAGGACTTCCGGGTGGTGCAGTTCACGCCTCCCGGGTCGGAGGCCTCGATCATCATCGGCACCGGAATCACGCCGGCCGCACCGGGCTCGCTGCAGGGCCTGCAACTCGTCGTCTTCGACATCGAGGCGGCTCGTGCCGATCTCGTCGGGCGCGGCGTCGACGTGTCGGAGGTGTTCCACGATGCGGGAGGCGTGTTTTATCACATCGGAAACGAGCAGCGGGTGACCGGCCCGCATCCGGATCGCAGTGACTACGGGTCCTTCGCCTCGTTCAGCGACCCGGACGGCAACGGCTGGATGCTGCAGGAAGTCAAGAAAAGGGCCCCTGGACGATGA